A window from Jannaschia sp. S6380 encodes these proteins:
- a CDS encoding family 16 glycosylhydrolase, producing MAQQVTDSFDTFDSDFWNRSDFAIAADFNQAAWEADHVEISPGFLTLRLNGDDKDGKPFTGAEIQSEETFGYGSYEMRMQASGESGVVSAFFLFTSSFFGATRQNEIDFEFLGNDTTKVNLNYYYGNQKLADFGEVQVDLGFDAASGLHDYRIEWMPDAIRWFADDRLIHEIRAENAPIPLPDEDMLVYGDIWTGAEGLEAWHGPVDPNVDTTAIYDAFSFNGADIDLPVDATGAVTFAGSSDAVVIDMGAGTWSEAAKVLSIGDSLTVGFVDVNDPTEIPEERDGYRKDLFDDIVGQGGWFDYVGMNQNGPDDMIDSDHSAVGGIALREIVANNGSAGTADLSDNLDAFAPDVVLLMAGTNDFNNDASQFFSNRHPAIMSNMDKAIDQFLAMEGSEDSWLVISTLAPKIRQNIPEEFAAFINEGYSTVGGDEVVGDAGNGTFVPGLRDLVEGRNLPNVLLFDNPLDVNDLSTDEVHFKDSGYVEYAAALSSFLQSEIGLEGGTFDGESSFMQLTTRVVGSDAGDRITGGTGDDTIDGGGGADLIDGGGGADTIVFDASALGGSPDVVAGFSVAQGDTINVSGIGASFGWTPAQTLANLILADLSGGAQITVATPSGDVVIARVQGVTASELLPAISADPLPSGDDDGNLALTAPDLIIDAGEASAVTLTLSGLDADATAVISVTDGTTTLTQAANADGDFIFDISALDEGAIRTSVTATDAGGASLTLPGATLSLFGDGPDTGDDDGNLSLSAPDLEIDAGEVGAVGFTLSGLDADATAVITVSDGSASV from the coding sequence ATGGCGCAACAGGTCACTGATTCTTTCGACACGTTCGACTCCGACTTCTGGAACCGGTCCGATTTCGCCATCGCCGCCGATTTCAACCAGGCCGCCTGGGAGGCCGATCATGTCGAGATTTCGCCAGGTTTCCTGACGCTGCGGCTCAACGGTGACGACAAGGACGGCAAGCCCTTCACCGGCGCCGAGATCCAGTCCGAAGAGACATTCGGCTATGGCAGCTACGAGATGCGGATGCAGGCCTCGGGCGAATCGGGCGTGGTCTCGGCCTTCTTCCTGTTCACCTCGTCCTTCTTCGGGGCGACGCGTCAGAACGAGATCGATTTCGAGTTCCTGGGCAACGACACCACCAAGGTGAACCTCAACTACTACTACGGGAATCAGAAGCTGGCCGATTTCGGCGAGGTCCAGGTGGATCTGGGCTTCGACGCGGCCAGCGGGCTGCATGACTACCGCATCGAGTGGATGCCCGACGCGATCCGCTGGTTCGCCGACGACCGCCTGATCCACGAGATCCGCGCCGAGAACGCGCCGATCCCGCTGCCGGACGAGGACATGCTGGTATATGGCGACATCTGGACCGGCGCCGAAGGGCTCGAGGCCTGGCACGGCCCGGTCGATCCGAATGTCGACACGACGGCGATCTACGACGCCTTCTCCTTCAACGGCGCCGATATCGACCTGCCCGTCGACGCGACCGGCGCGGTGACCTTCGCGGGCAGCTCCGACGCGGTCGTCATCGACATGGGCGCCGGAACCTGGTCGGAGGCCGCGAAGGTCCTGTCCATCGGCGACTCGCTCACCGTGGGTTTCGTCGACGTGAACGACCCGACCGAGATCCCCGAGGAACGCGACGGCTATCGCAAGGACCTGTTCGACGACATCGTCGGCCAGGGCGGCTGGTTCGACTATGTCGGCATGAACCAGAACGGCCCCGACGACATGATCGACAGCGACCACAGCGCGGTGGGCGGCATCGCGCTGCGCGAGATCGTGGCCAATAACGGCTCGGCCGGCACGGCGGACCTGTCCGACAATCTCGATGCCTTCGCCCCCGACGTCGTCCTGCTGATGGCGGGGACGAACGATTTCAACAACGACGCCTCGCAGTTCTTCTCGAACCGGCATCCCGCGATCATGTCCAACATGGACAAGGCGATCGACCAGTTCCTCGCCATGGAAGGCAGCGAGGATTCCTGGCTCGTGATCTCCACGCTCGCGCCGAAGATTCGCCAGAACATCCCCGAGGAATTCGCCGCCTTCATCAACGAGGGCTATTCCACCGTCGGTGGTGACGAGGTCGTGGGCGATGCGGGCAACGGCACCTTCGTTCCCGGCCTGCGCGACCTGGTCGAGGGCCGCAACCTTCCGAACGTCCTTCTGTTCGACAACCCGCTCGACGTGAACGACCTGTCGACGGACGAAGTGCATTTCAAGGACTCCGGATACGTGGAATACGCCGCCGCGCTGTCCAGCTTCCTGCAGTCCGAGATCGGGCTGGAGGGCGGCACGTTCGACGGCGAATCGTCGTTCATGCAACTGACCACGCGCGTCGTCGGTAGCGACGCGGGCGACCGGATCACCGGCGGCACCGGCGACGACACGATCGACGGCGGCGGCGGCGCCGACCTCATCGACGGCGGCGGGGGCGCCGACACGATCGTCTTCGACGCAAGCGCGCTCGGCGGATCGCCGGACGTCGTGGCCGGGTTCTCGGTCGCGCAGGGCGACACCATCAACGTCTCCGGTATCGGCGCAAGCTTCGGCTGGACCCCGGCGCAGACCCTGGCCAACTTGATCCTGGCGGATCTGTCCGGCGGCGCGCAGATCACGGTCGCCACCCCATCGGGCGACGTGGTCATCGCGCGGGTGCAGGGCGTGACCGCATCCGAACTGTTGCCGGCCATCTCGGCCGATCCGCTGCCCTCGGGCGATGACGACGGCAACCTGGCCCTGACCGCGCCCGACCTGATCATCGACGCGGGCGAGGCATCGGCCGTCACGCTGACACTCTCGGGCCTCGACGCGGATGCGACGGCGGTGATTTCGGTCACGGACGGCACGACGACGCTGACCCAGGCGGCGAATGCCGACGGCGATTTCATCTTCGACATCTCCGCGCTCGACGAAGGCGCGATCCGTACCTCGGTCACCGCCACCGATGCTGGCGGCGCGAGCCTGACCCTGCCCGGCGCGACGCTCTCGCTC
- a CDS encoding oligosaccharide flippase family protein, whose translation MSQKFLYNVGALSAARLFLAFSQILVLPFVARFLTPLDFGDMALAMGVVVFAQLLSDAGLGRSLIRQPKMDPAEWSSVFWMLAAVGAGLMLVLLAVAPVWGATFDRPRLVPLVAVLATLPFLNALAAIPIARMERDERFPAISAIRVSAGLAGIVVVLLAAAAGAGVWALVAQQVTLALWQMAAAALTSRFRPMAPRNFTPLGHHIRFASDNIGTSLLFTGQTQAPILLLGYVLGAAPLGVFSMAQRFLTLPRTGVAGPVAQVVYVRMAARQDESGAVARLYLASCQLLAIAIIPPIAALAGAGNSLFPLLLSAQWAEVAPVFALAAPGIAIELATSGAGVMFQALDRTRLRLRMAAERTVLRTLAIAVAVPFGLQATALAISLFALAYTPRYLAWANRATPIPRTAIARVIAGPAAIGIAIWVGLRMAQGEADALQMLALAIAATGVGWGLAALVGLPDLRRSLRTLRG comes from the coding sequence ATGAGCCAGAAATTCCTCTACAATGTCGGCGCGCTGAGCGCTGCGCGGCTGTTCCTCGCGTTCTCGCAGATTCTGGTCCTGCCATTCGTCGCGCGCTTTCTGACGCCGCTCGATTTCGGCGACATGGCGCTGGCGATGGGCGTCGTGGTCTTCGCCCAGCTGCTCAGCGATGCGGGGCTTGGCCGGTCATTGATCCGGCAGCCGAAGATGGATCCGGCGGAGTGGAGCAGCGTGTTCTGGATGCTGGCCGCCGTGGGCGCGGGGCTGATGCTGGTGCTTCTCGCCGTGGCGCCGGTCTGGGGCGCGACCTTCGACCGGCCGCGGCTGGTGCCGCTGGTCGCGGTACTGGCCACGCTACCTTTCCTGAACGCGCTGGCCGCGATTCCGATCGCGCGCATGGAACGCGACGAGCGCTTCCCCGCAATCTCGGCCATCCGCGTGTCGGCCGGCCTGGCCGGCATCGTGGTGGTCCTGCTGGCCGCGGCCGCCGGCGCGGGGGTCTGGGCCCTTGTCGCCCAGCAGGTGACGCTGGCGTTGTGGCAGATGGCGGCGGCGGCGCTGACCTCCCGCTTCCGGCCGATGGCGCCGCGGAATTTCACGCCGCTGGGGCATCACATCCGCTTCGCCTCCGACAATATCGGCACCTCGCTTCTGTTCACCGGGCAGACGCAGGCGCCGATCCTGTTGCTGGGCTACGTACTGGGCGCGGCACCGCTGGGCGTCTTCTCGATGGCGCAGCGGTTCCTGACGCTGCCGCGCACGGGGGTGGCCGGCCCGGTGGCGCAGGTCGTCTATGTCCGCATGGCCGCGCGGCAGGACGAATCCGGGGCGGTCGCGCGATTGTATCTGGCCAGCTGCCAATTGCTGGCTATCGCGATCATTCCCCCGATCGCGGCACTGGCCGGCGCGGGAAACAGTCTTTTTCCCCTTCTTCTGTCGGCGCAATGGGCCGAGGTGGCACCGGTCTTCGCCCTCGCCGCGCCGGGCATCGCGATCGAACTTGCCACCTCGGGCGCGGGTGTGATGTTCCAGGCGCTGGACCGGACGCGCCTGCGTCTGCGCATGGCGGCCGAACGGACGGTGCTGCGCACGCTGGCCATCGCCGTGGCCGTCCCGTTCGGGCTGCAGGCGACGGCGCTGGCCATCAGCCTGTTCGCGCTGGCCTACACGCCACGCTACCTGGCCTGGGCAAATCGCGCGACGCCGATCCCCCGGACGGCCATCGCGCGCGTCATCGCCGGGCCGGCGGCCATCGGCATCGCGATCTGGGTCGGCCTGCGGATGGCGCAGGGGGAGGCGGACGCGCTGCAGATGCTGGCCCTCGCCATCGCCGCCACGGGGGTCGGCTGGGGCTTGGCCGCGCTGGTCGGGTTGCCGGATCTGCGCCGCAGCCTGCGCACCCTGCGGGGGTGA